The Castor canadensis chromosome 8, mCasCan1.hap1v2, whole genome shotgun sequence genome contains a region encoding:
- the Csad gene encoding cysteine sulfinic acid decarboxylase isoform X4: MADSEPLPTLDGDPMAMEALLQDVFGIVVDEAIRKGTDASEKVCEWREPRELKQLLDLELRRQGESHEQILERCRTVIHYSVKTGHPRFFNQLFSGLDPHALAGRIITESLNTSQYTYEIAPVFVLMEEEVLKKLRSLVGWSSGDGVFCPGGSISNMYAMNLARYQRYPDCKQRGLRALPPLALFTSKECHYSINKGAAFLGLGTDSVRVVKADERGKMIPEDLERQISLAEAEGSVPFLVSATSGTTVLGAFDPLDAIADVCQRHGMWFHVDAAWGGSVLLSQTHKHLLDGIQRADSVAWNPHKLLAAGLQCSALLLRDTSNLLKRCHGFQASYLFQQDKFYDVTLDTGDKVVQCGRRVDCLKLWLMWKAQGGQGLERRIDQAFALTRYLVEEIKTREGFELVMEPEFVNVCFWFVPPSLRGKQERPDYKERLSQVAPMLKERMVKEGSMMIGYQPHGPRANFFRVIVANPTLTRADMDFLLNELERLGQDL; this comes from the exons ATGGCTGATTCAGAACCACTGCCTACTCTGGATGGGGACCCCATGGCTATGGAGGCGTTGCTCCAGGATGTGTTTGGGATTGTTGTAGATGAGGCCATTCGGAAAGGGACTGATGCCTCTGAGAAG GTCTGTGAGTGGAGGGAGCCTAGGGAACTCAAGCAGCTACTGGATTTGGAGTTGCGGAGGCAGGGCGAGTCGCATGAGCAGATCCTGGAGCGCTGCCGGACTGTGATTCACTACAGCGTCAAGACCG GTCACCCCCGGTTCTTCAACCAGCTCTTCTCAGGGTTGGATCCCCATGCTCTGGCCGGGCGCATTATCACTGAGAGCCTCAACACCAGCCA GTATACGTATGAGATCGCCCCCGTGTTTGTACTTATGGAAGAGGAGGTGCTGAAGAAACTCCGGTCCCTGGTGGGCTGGAGCTCTGGGGATGGGGTCTTCTGCCCTG GTGGCTCCATCTCCAACATGTATGCTATGAACCTGGCCCGCTATCAGCGCTACCCAGACTGCAAGCAGAGGGGCCTCCGGGCACTGCCCCCCTTGGCTCTTTTCACATCAAAGGAG TGTCACTACTCCATCAACAAGGGAGCTGCTTTTCTGGGACTTGGCACTGACAGTGTCCGAGTGGTCAAGGCTGATGAGAG aggGAAAATGATCCCTGAGGATCTGGAGAGACAGATCAGTCTGGCTGAGGCTGAG GGTTCTGTGCCATTCCTGGTCAGTGCCACCTCTGGTACCACTGTGCTGGGGGCCTTTGACCCACTGGATGCAATTGCTGATGTATGCCAGCGTCATGGAATGTGGTTCCACGTGGAT GCCGCCTGGGGTGGGAGTGTCCTGCTGTCACAGACACACAAGCATCTCCTGGATGGGATCCAGAG GGCTGACTCCGTGGCCTGGAACCCACATAAGCTCCTTGCTGCAGGGCTGCAGTGTTCTGCTCTTCTTCTCCGGGACACCTCG AACCTGCTCAAGCGCTGCcatgggttccaggccagctacCTCTTCCAGCAGGACAAGTTCTATGATGTGACTCTGGACACAGGAGACAAGGTGGTGCAGTGTGGCCGCCGTGTGGACTGTCTGAAGCTGTGGCTCATGTGGAAGGCACAGGGCGGGCAAGGGCTGGAGCGGCGAATAGACCAAGCCTTTGCCCTCACCCG GTACCTGGTGGAGGAAATAAAGACGCGAGAAGGGTTTGAGTTGGTCATGGAG CCTGAGTTTGTCAATGTGTGTTTCTGGTTCGTGCCCCCCAGCCTGCGGGGAAAGCAAGAGAGGCCAGATTACAAGGAAAGGCTGTCTCAG GTGGCCCCCATGCTCAAGGAGCGCATGGTAAAAGAGGGCTCCATGATGATTGGCTACCAGCCCCACGGGCCCCGGGCCAACTTCTTCCGTGTGATTGTGGCCAACCCCACTCTGACCCGTGCTGATATGGA
- the Csad gene encoding cysteine sulfinic acid decarboxylase isoform X7 — protein sequence MLSWQCHYSINKGAAFLGLGTDSVRVVKADERGKMIPEDLERQISLAEAEGSVPFLVSATSGTTVLGAFDPLDAIADVCQRHGMWFHVDAAWGGSVLLSQTHKHLLDGIQRADSVAWNPHKLLAAGLQCSALLLRDTSNLLKRCHGFQASYLFQQDKFYDVTLDTGDKVVQCGRRVDCLKLWLMWKAQGGQGLERRIDQAFALTRYLVEEIKTREGFELVMEPEFVNVCFWFVPPSLRGKQERPDYKERLSQVAPMLKERMVKEGSMMIGYQPHGPRANFFRVIVANPTLTRADMDFLLNELERLGQDL from the exons ATGCTTTCTTGGCAG TGTCACTACTCCATCAACAAGGGAGCTGCTTTTCTGGGACTTGGCACTGACAGTGTCCGAGTGGTCAAGGCTGATGAGAG aggGAAAATGATCCCTGAGGATCTGGAGAGACAGATCAGTCTGGCTGAGGCTGAG GGTTCTGTGCCATTCCTGGTCAGTGCCACCTCTGGTACCACTGTGCTGGGGGCCTTTGACCCACTGGATGCAATTGCTGATGTATGCCAGCGTCATGGAATGTGGTTCCACGTGGAT GCCGCCTGGGGTGGGAGTGTCCTGCTGTCACAGACACACAAGCATCTCCTGGATGGGATCCAGAG GGCTGACTCCGTGGCCTGGAACCCACATAAGCTCCTTGCTGCAGGGCTGCAGTGTTCTGCTCTTCTTCTCCGGGACACCTCG AACCTGCTCAAGCGCTGCcatgggttccaggccagctacCTCTTCCAGCAGGACAAGTTCTATGATGTGACTCTGGACACAGGAGACAAGGTGGTGCAGTGTGGCCGCCGTGTGGACTGTCTGAAGCTGTGGCTCATGTGGAAGGCACAGGGCGGGCAAGGGCTGGAGCGGCGAATAGACCAAGCCTTTGCCCTCACCCG GTACCTGGTGGAGGAAATAAAGACGCGAGAAGGGTTTGAGTTGGTCATGGAG CCTGAGTTTGTCAATGTGTGTTTCTGGTTCGTGCCCCCCAGCCTGCGGGGAAAGCAAGAGAGGCCAGATTACAAGGAAAGGCTGTCTCAG GTGGCCCCCATGCTCAAGGAGCGCATGGTAAAAGAGGGCTCCATGATGATTGGCTACCAGCCCCACGGGCCCCGGGCCAACTTCTTCCGTGTGATTGTGGCCAACCCCACTCTGACCCGTGCTGATATGGA
- the Csad gene encoding cysteine sulfinic acid decarboxylase isoform X6, producing the protein MGSSALCHYSINKGAAFLGLGTDSVRVVKADERGKMIPEDLERQISLAEAEGSVPFLVSATSGTTVLGAFDPLDAIADVCQRHGMWFHVDAAWGGSVLLSQTHKHLLDGIQRADSVAWNPHKLLAAGLQCSALLLRDTSNLLKRCHGFQASYLFQQDKFYDVTLDTGDKVVQCGRRVDCLKLWLMWKAQGGQGLERRIDQAFALTRYLVEEIKTREGFELVMEPEFVNVCFWFVPPSLRGKQERPDYKERLSQVAPMLKERMVKEGSMMIGYQPHGPRANFFRVIVANPTLTRADMDFLLNELERLGQDL; encoded by the exons ATGGGGTCTTCTGCCCTG TGTCACTACTCCATCAACAAGGGAGCTGCTTTTCTGGGACTTGGCACTGACAGTGTCCGAGTGGTCAAGGCTGATGAGAG aggGAAAATGATCCCTGAGGATCTGGAGAGACAGATCAGTCTGGCTGAGGCTGAG GGTTCTGTGCCATTCCTGGTCAGTGCCACCTCTGGTACCACTGTGCTGGGGGCCTTTGACCCACTGGATGCAATTGCTGATGTATGCCAGCGTCATGGAATGTGGTTCCACGTGGAT GCCGCCTGGGGTGGGAGTGTCCTGCTGTCACAGACACACAAGCATCTCCTGGATGGGATCCAGAG GGCTGACTCCGTGGCCTGGAACCCACATAAGCTCCTTGCTGCAGGGCTGCAGTGTTCTGCTCTTCTTCTCCGGGACACCTCG AACCTGCTCAAGCGCTGCcatgggttccaggccagctacCTCTTCCAGCAGGACAAGTTCTATGATGTGACTCTGGACACAGGAGACAAGGTGGTGCAGTGTGGCCGCCGTGTGGACTGTCTGAAGCTGTGGCTCATGTGGAAGGCACAGGGCGGGCAAGGGCTGGAGCGGCGAATAGACCAAGCCTTTGCCCTCACCCG GTACCTGGTGGAGGAAATAAAGACGCGAGAAGGGTTTGAGTTGGTCATGGAG CCTGAGTTTGTCAATGTGTGTTTCTGGTTCGTGCCCCCCAGCCTGCGGGGAAAGCAAGAGAGGCCAGATTACAAGGAAAGGCTGTCTCAG GTGGCCCCCATGCTCAAGGAGCGCATGGTAAAAGAGGGCTCCATGATGATTGGCTACCAGCCCCACGGGCCCCGGGCCAACTTCTTCCGTGTGATTGTGGCCAACCCCACTCTGACCCGTGCTGATATGGA
- the Csad gene encoding cysteine sulfinic acid decarboxylase isoform X3, protein MPWPCDCCFYVTFSAVQQIAGLTCYSEKFIVYLATSLPEQRPEQKDFILMADSEPLPTLDGDPMAMEALLQDVFGIVVDEAIRKGTDASEKVCEWREPRELKQLLDLELRRQGESHEQILERCRTVIHYSVKTGHPRFFNQLFSGLDPHALAGRIITESLNTSQYTYEIAPVFVLMEEEVLKKLRSLVGWSSGDGVFCPGGSISNMYAMNLARYQRYPDCKQRGLRALPPLALFTSKECHYSINKGAAFLGLGTDSVRVVKADERGKMIPEDLERQISLAEAEGSVPFLVSATSGTTVLGAFDPLDAIADVCQRHGMWFHVDAAWGGSVLLSQTHKHLLDGIQRADSVAWNPHKLLAAGLQCSALLLRDTSNLLKRCHGFQASYLFQQDKFYDVTLDTGDKVVQCGRRVDCLKLWLMWKAQGGQGLERRIDQAFALTRYLVEEIKTREGFELVMEPEFVNVCFWFVPPSLRGKQERPDYKERLSQVAPMLKERMVKEGSMMIGYQPHGPRANFFRVIVANPTLTRADMDFLLNELERLGQDL, encoded by the exons ATGCCATGGCCATGTGATTGCTGTTTTTATGTCACTTTCTCTGCTGTCCAACAGATAGCAGGACTAACCTGCTATTCTGAAAAGTTCATTGTGTACCTTGCCACCAGCTTACCTGAACAGAGACCTGAGCAGAAAG ATTTTATCCTGATGGCTGATTCAGAACCACTGCCTACTCTGGATGGGGACCCCATGGCTATGGAGGCGTTGCTCCAGGATGTGTTTGGGATTGTTGTAGATGAGGCCATTCGGAAAGGGACTGATGCCTCTGAGAAG GTCTGTGAGTGGAGGGAGCCTAGGGAACTCAAGCAGCTACTGGATTTGGAGTTGCGGAGGCAGGGCGAGTCGCATGAGCAGATCCTGGAGCGCTGCCGGACTGTGATTCACTACAGCGTCAAGACCG GTCACCCCCGGTTCTTCAACCAGCTCTTCTCAGGGTTGGATCCCCATGCTCTGGCCGGGCGCATTATCACTGAGAGCCTCAACACCAGCCA GTATACGTATGAGATCGCCCCCGTGTTTGTACTTATGGAAGAGGAGGTGCTGAAGAAACTCCGGTCCCTGGTGGGCTGGAGCTCTGGGGATGGGGTCTTCTGCCCTG GTGGCTCCATCTCCAACATGTATGCTATGAACCTGGCCCGCTATCAGCGCTACCCAGACTGCAAGCAGAGGGGCCTCCGGGCACTGCCCCCCTTGGCTCTTTTCACATCAAAGGAG TGTCACTACTCCATCAACAAGGGAGCTGCTTTTCTGGGACTTGGCACTGACAGTGTCCGAGTGGTCAAGGCTGATGAGAG aggGAAAATGATCCCTGAGGATCTGGAGAGACAGATCAGTCTGGCTGAGGCTGAG GGTTCTGTGCCATTCCTGGTCAGTGCCACCTCTGGTACCACTGTGCTGGGGGCCTTTGACCCACTGGATGCAATTGCTGATGTATGCCAGCGTCATGGAATGTGGTTCCACGTGGAT GCCGCCTGGGGTGGGAGTGTCCTGCTGTCACAGACACACAAGCATCTCCTGGATGGGATCCAGAG GGCTGACTCCGTGGCCTGGAACCCACATAAGCTCCTTGCTGCAGGGCTGCAGTGTTCTGCTCTTCTTCTCCGGGACACCTCG AACCTGCTCAAGCGCTGCcatgggttccaggccagctacCTCTTCCAGCAGGACAAGTTCTATGATGTGACTCTGGACACAGGAGACAAGGTGGTGCAGTGTGGCCGCCGTGTGGACTGTCTGAAGCTGTGGCTCATGTGGAAGGCACAGGGCGGGCAAGGGCTGGAGCGGCGAATAGACCAAGCCTTTGCCCTCACCCG GTACCTGGTGGAGGAAATAAAGACGCGAGAAGGGTTTGAGTTGGTCATGGAG CCTGAGTTTGTCAATGTGTGTTTCTGGTTCGTGCCCCCCAGCCTGCGGGGAAAGCAAGAGAGGCCAGATTACAAGGAAAGGCTGTCTCAG GTGGCCCCCATGCTCAAGGAGCGCATGGTAAAAGAGGGCTCCATGATGATTGGCTACCAGCCCCACGGGCCCCGGGCCAACTTCTTCCGTGTGATTGTGGCCAACCCCACTCTGACCCGTGCTGATATGGA
- the Csad gene encoding cysteine sulfinic acid decarboxylase isoform X8: protein MIPEDLERQISLAEAEGSVPFLVSATSGTTVLGAFDPLDAIADVCQRHGMWFHVDAAWGGSVLLSQTHKHLLDGIQRADSVAWNPHKLLAAGLQCSALLLRDTSNLLKRCHGFQASYLFQQDKFYDVTLDTGDKVVQCGRRVDCLKLWLMWKAQGGQGLERRIDQAFALTRYLVEEIKTREGFELVMEPEFVNVCFWFVPPSLRGKQERPDYKERLSQVAPMLKERMVKEGSMMIGYQPHGPRANFFRVIVANPTLTRADMDFLLNELERLGQDL, encoded by the exons ATGATCCCTGAGGATCTGGAGAGACAGATCAGTCTGGCTGAGGCTGAG GGTTCTGTGCCATTCCTGGTCAGTGCCACCTCTGGTACCACTGTGCTGGGGGCCTTTGACCCACTGGATGCAATTGCTGATGTATGCCAGCGTCATGGAATGTGGTTCCACGTGGAT GCCGCCTGGGGTGGGAGTGTCCTGCTGTCACAGACACACAAGCATCTCCTGGATGGGATCCAGAG GGCTGACTCCGTGGCCTGGAACCCACATAAGCTCCTTGCTGCAGGGCTGCAGTGTTCTGCTCTTCTTCTCCGGGACACCTCG AACCTGCTCAAGCGCTGCcatgggttccaggccagctacCTCTTCCAGCAGGACAAGTTCTATGATGTGACTCTGGACACAGGAGACAAGGTGGTGCAGTGTGGCCGCCGTGTGGACTGTCTGAAGCTGTGGCTCATGTGGAAGGCACAGGGCGGGCAAGGGCTGGAGCGGCGAATAGACCAAGCCTTTGCCCTCACCCG GTACCTGGTGGAGGAAATAAAGACGCGAGAAGGGTTTGAGTTGGTCATGGAG CCTGAGTTTGTCAATGTGTGTTTCTGGTTCGTGCCCCCCAGCCTGCGGGGAAAGCAAGAGAGGCCAGATTACAAGGAAAGGCTGTCTCAG GTGGCCCCCATGCTCAAGGAGCGCATGGTAAAAGAGGGCTCCATGATGATTGGCTACCAGCCCCACGGGCCCCGGGCCAACTTCTTCCGTGTGATTGTGGCCAACCCCACTCTGACCCGTGCTGATATGGA
- the Csad gene encoding cysteine sulfinic acid decarboxylase isoform X5, which produces MEEEVLKKLRSLVGWSSGDGVFCPGGSISNMYAMNLARYQRYPDCKQRGLRALPPLALFTSKECHYSINKGAAFLGLGTDSVRVVKADERGKMIPEDLERQISLAEAEGSVPFLVSATSGTTVLGAFDPLDAIADVCQRHGMWFHVDAAWGGSVLLSQTHKHLLDGIQRADSVAWNPHKLLAAGLQCSALLLRDTSNLLKRCHGFQASYLFQQDKFYDVTLDTGDKVVQCGRRVDCLKLWLMWKAQGGQGLERRIDQAFALTRYLVEEIKTREGFELVMEPEFVNVCFWFVPPSLRGKQERPDYKERLSQVAPMLKERMVKEGSMMIGYQPHGPRANFFRVIVANPTLTRADMDFLLNELERLGQDL; this is translated from the exons ATGGAAGAGGAGGTGCTGAAGAAACTCCGGTCCCTGGTGGGCTGGAGCTCTGGGGATGGGGTCTTCTGCCCTG GTGGCTCCATCTCCAACATGTATGCTATGAACCTGGCCCGCTATCAGCGCTACCCAGACTGCAAGCAGAGGGGCCTCCGGGCACTGCCCCCCTTGGCTCTTTTCACATCAAAGGAG TGTCACTACTCCATCAACAAGGGAGCTGCTTTTCTGGGACTTGGCACTGACAGTGTCCGAGTGGTCAAGGCTGATGAGAG aggGAAAATGATCCCTGAGGATCTGGAGAGACAGATCAGTCTGGCTGAGGCTGAG GGTTCTGTGCCATTCCTGGTCAGTGCCACCTCTGGTACCACTGTGCTGGGGGCCTTTGACCCACTGGATGCAATTGCTGATGTATGCCAGCGTCATGGAATGTGGTTCCACGTGGAT GCCGCCTGGGGTGGGAGTGTCCTGCTGTCACAGACACACAAGCATCTCCTGGATGGGATCCAGAG GGCTGACTCCGTGGCCTGGAACCCACATAAGCTCCTTGCTGCAGGGCTGCAGTGTTCTGCTCTTCTTCTCCGGGACACCTCG AACCTGCTCAAGCGCTGCcatgggttccaggccagctacCTCTTCCAGCAGGACAAGTTCTATGATGTGACTCTGGACACAGGAGACAAGGTGGTGCAGTGTGGCCGCCGTGTGGACTGTCTGAAGCTGTGGCTCATGTGGAAGGCACAGGGCGGGCAAGGGCTGGAGCGGCGAATAGACCAAGCCTTTGCCCTCACCCG GTACCTGGTGGAGGAAATAAAGACGCGAGAAGGGTTTGAGTTGGTCATGGAG CCTGAGTTTGTCAATGTGTGTTTCTGGTTCGTGCCCCCCAGCCTGCGGGGAAAGCAAGAGAGGCCAGATTACAAGGAAAGGCTGTCTCAG GTGGCCCCCATGCTCAAGGAGCGCATGGTAAAAGAGGGCTCCATGATGATTGGCTACCAGCCCCACGGGCCCCGGGCCAACTTCTTCCGTGTGATTGTGGCCAACCCCACTCTGACCCGTGCTGATATGGA